The following DNA comes from Pseudomonadota bacterium.
CGACTGCGGCGACGGCTGGAAGGTGGCGGACATCACCTGGGACGGCGACGTCTGGTCGGACGCCTGCGTGATCGACCCCGTCCTCTCCGGCGGCGACTACGTCGTCGAAACCGGCCCGTTCACCTGGCCGTAGGCCCTTCGCCGGAAGAGGAGCGCTTCCTAGGCGTTGCTCGGTTTCGCGTTGACCCGCCTGAACGCGGCTATCGCCCCGGCGATCGTCTCCAGGATCGCCAGGCCGAACGCGAGCGACAGGTTGTTGACCGACTCGGCGATCCCGGCCGCCATGATCGCCTCCTGCATCGACGGATCGACCATCGCGAGCGCCTCGAACGACCTCGAGATCCCGAGGACCGTCGCGTAGCCGCCGACGAGCAACTGGATCGCGATCCCGCCGACGATGAACGGGATGAGATTCGTTCTCTTCGCGCGTACGAACTGGACGACGATCGCCGCCAGCACGCCCAGAAAGACGAGAATCCCGAGGAACATCATCGGCCCGCCCTCTTCGAAATACCGCGCCATCTCCATCTGAGCCCCCTCTTATTCAAGGCCTTCGCAGCCTGCGCGGGCAGGATAACAGATATCCGTCCGGGCGGGGCGTTGTGGTAGGCTGCACGCCATGAGAGCTCGGGGCAAAGGCGCGCTCCTGACGGTGCTCTGCGCGGGGCTCCTCGTCGCGTGCGGGCGGCGGGGCCAGAACGGGAAGCCTGTCGAGCCCAAGCCTTCGGGTGAGGCGGGCGAGCCTTTGGCCGACGCGGGCCCGGCCGAGCCCGAGCTGCCGAACGTGCCGTTCGCGATGCTCGGCGGCGGGCCGCGCCACGAGTTTCGCGCCGCCGTCCCGGGCCCGGCCACGGCGCCTGTCGAGATCGCGGTGTTCCGCGCGGGCGGGAGGATCGCGGCGTCGCCCGTGATCGGGCCGGACGGGACGATCTACGTCGGCTCGGTCGACGGCACGTTCAACGCGCTCCGCCGCGACGGCGGCCTCCGCTGGAGCTACGTCGCCGGCGCGCCGATCTTCTCCACGGCCGCGGTGAGCGAGGGCGGGGCGGTGTACGTCGGGTGCGACGACGACACCCTGCTCGCCTTCGCGGCGGACGGCGCGGTGCGCTGGACCTACAGGCAGAAACAGGACGTCGACTCGTCGCCCGTGATCGCCGAGGGCGGCGCGATCTACGTCGGCGGCGAGGGGCTGCACGCGATCACCGCGTCCGGCGAGCGGCGCTGGATGTCGCTCCTGGGCGGCGCGCACGTGAGCGCGTCCCCGGCGATGCTCCCGAACGGCCGCGTCGCGGTCGGCGGTCACGATCACCGCGTGTACGCGCTGCAGCCGGACGGCACGGCGGCGTGGGCGTTCGCCACGGGCGGCCCGGTGGAGGGCCCGATCGCGGCGCTCGGCGGCGGCGACGTCGTCTTCGGCTCGACGGACGGAAAGCTGTATCGGCTCAGCCCGGAGGGCGGCAAGCGGTTCGCGGTCGACGTGGGCGGCGCGGTGCGCGGCGGCGTCGCGGTGGCGGCGGACGAGGGCACGCTGTACGCCGGCACGATGGCCGGGGAGCTCGTGGCGATCGACGCGGCGAAGGGCGCGGTCGAATGGCGCGTCAAGACCGGCGGGCCGATCCGCGCGACGCCGGTGCTCGACCCCGAGGGACGGCTGTACGTGGGATCGCGGGATCGCGGCCTGTACGCCGTGGACGCCGCGACCGGCGAGATCGCCTGGCGCGTGGAGCTCGGCGCGGAGATCGACGCGGCGGTCGCGATCGCGTCCGGGCGCAGGCTGGTTGTCGCGAGCGACGACGGCGCGGTGCGCCTCATGGCGGAGGCGCAGTGATGCCGAGCCTCAGGGAGCGGGCCGAGGCCGCGGAGCGCGAACGCCTCTCGGACCGCGCGGCGCTGTCGTCCGGGGAGGGCGCGGTGCGGGAGCGCGGCGAGCCGCCCTGCGCGTACCGCACGTCGTTCGAGGTCGACCGCCACCGCATCGTGCAGTCCAAGGCGTTCCGCCGCCTCAAGGGAAAGACGCAGGTCTTTCTTTGGCCCGAGGGCGATCACTACAGGACGCGGCTCACGCACTGCCAGGAGGTGAGCCAGGTCGCGCGCACCATCGCGCGGGCGCTCCACCTGAACGAGGATCTCGCGGAGGCGATCGCGCTCGGCCACGACCTCGGCCACGCGCCGTTCGGCCACGCGGGCGAGGCGACGATGCAGAGGCTCGTGCCCGGCGGGTTCCGCCACGAGCGGCAGAGCCTGCGCGTCGTCGAGCGGCTCGAGAACAACGGCGACGGGCTCAACCTCACGCGCGCGGTCCGCGACGGGATCGCGCGCCACTCGAAGGGGGCCGGGCCGATCCTCGCGGTCCCCGCGGAGCAGCTCCCGGGCACGCTCGAGGGGCAGATCGTGCGGCTCGCCGACATCATCGCCTACGTCAACCACGACCTCGACGACGCCGTGCGCGCGCGGGTGCTCTCTCCCGGCGACGTCCCGGCGCCGCTGATCGACGCGCTCGGCCGCACTCCGTCGGCGCGCAACGAGCGGCTCGTGCTCGACATCGTCGAGCGCACCGAGGCGTGCTCCGCCGCGCGCATCGCGATGAGCGACCGTGTCGCGGAGGCGCTCGAGGCGCTCCGCGCGTTCCTCTACGACCGCGTCTACCTGAACCCGCACGTCCACGCCGAGTTCCAGAAGGCCGAGGAGCTGATCGAGCGGCTGTGGCGCCACTTCACGGCCGATCTCGACAGGTTCTACGCGCGCTTCTGGCCAGGCGCGCTGCGCGACGGCACGCCCGAGGACGACGTGCGAGACTTCGTGTCGGGGATGACCGACGCGTTCGCCGTCAATCTGTACGAGGAGCTGTTCACACCGCGGCGCTGGTACGTCCTGTAGGGCGGGGTCTTCGCGCGGGGATCAGTGCGCCGTCCACTCGAAGGCGTGCGGCCAGTTGGCGGTGTCGGTCGGCACGGCCGTGTGGCACACGTTGCACGCCGTGCGCCGCTCTGGGCTCGCGCCGCCGTGCTTCTCGGCGAACTCCTCGCCGAACTCCTCCGGCTCTTCTTCGGCGCCACGAGAGGACGCGTGGCACGCTGCGCAGCTCCCGATCGTCACCGACGCGCTCTGGTACTGCTCTCCCTGGTAGTTGTCCGACTCCTCTCGCGAAGGGACCATCGCGTGCGGGCTCCCGTGGCACGCCGGGCACGCGAGACCGCCGTGGCCCGCCGCGTTGCGGTAGAGCCCGGCCGCCGTGTCGACCTGCGCCACGCCGGTGTGGCACTGCACGCAGGTCGGCTCCTCGGCCCACGGCGTACGCGAACCGTCCGCGATCGACGCCGCGACGTCCGCCATCCCGCCGTGGCAGGCGACGCAGTTGCCATCGTCCGTGGCGTGCGCGAGGCTCCTCGAGCACTTCGTCTGCGGTCCGGGGTGGCAGTCGTAGCACGTCGCCCCTTTGTCGGCGTGGTAACCGTGTATCGCCTCGGACAGGAACTTGCCCGACGTCCCCGGATCGTTGAGGCCGAGCGCCGGGCTGCCGTGGCAGCTCGCGCACAGGACCGGCTTGGCGCCGGCGAGATCCGTCCCGCTCAACGTATCGTGGGTATCGAGGATGGCGCCGAACGGATCCGCGACGCCGTGGCAGTTCGAGCACCGGATCTCTTCCGACGTGGGCACCGTGGCCTTGGTCTCTGCGACGACGTTGCCCGAGCTGTCCTTCACGGTGATTGTCGCCACCTGGAACGGGTTCCACGTGCCGTCGTCGTCGACGGGCACCACCGGGATGCCGTGCACCTCGAAGTGGTCTCCCGACGCCGCGACGACCATGGTGCCCGCGAGCCCGTTGTGCTGCGCCGGATCGCTCAGGTTCAACCCGGTGTCGTGCTCGAGCGCCGCGCCGAACAACGCCTCGCAGTTGTCCCAGAATTGGCCGTACTCCGCCTTGCCGTAGGAGTACGTGTTGTTGTCGATCGAGTATTCCACGGTGAGGCCCTCGGTGACGGGCTGCGGGGGATCGCCGCGCCGCACCACCTGCGCCCAGATGGTGTTGTAGGGCGGCAGGATCACGGCCGTGTCGTACGTCGGGTTGAGGCAGTGCATCCCGAGGTCGTTCCACGCGAGCACGACGTACTCGCCGGAACCGGGTCCGGACACACTGGAATTGGACGATCCCCCGCCGCACGCGGGTCCGCAGATCGCGATCGCTGCAGCGGACGCCAGAATGCGGACGATCTTATATTTCATGAACGTACCCCCGTTTCGTCGCGCCGAGCGACCTGTTCGCTCTGCAACGAAGCGCATCAGGCTACCACGAATTCCCGCCCATTGATGCTCTCCCGAGGTAAAATTGCCCTCGAGGTGTTGTGATCGGGACGCCGAACAACGTTCCGGCGAGGATCGCCGGCGACTACGGAGGTCGAGAATGGGACGCTTCACCGAGGTTCTGTCCATGGCGACGGCGCTCGCCCTCGCCGCGTCGGCGGGATGCGCGAGCGGCACGATGGACCAGCCCAGCGAAACCGACTCGGATTCGGATTCGGACTCGGACTCGGATTCGGATTCAGACACGGACACGGATTCGGACTCAGACACGGACACGGATTCGGACACGGACACAGATTCGGATTCGGACACGGATTCGGACACGGATTCGGATTCAGACTCGGATACCGACACCGATACAGATACCGATACCGATACCGATAGCTACGACGTGCTGCTGCTCAGCCCGGACTACACGAACACGGACACGGACGTTTCCTTCATCACGGGGATCTTCGCGGGCTACACCGACGTGACGGCGACCTGGTGGGACACGGGGACCGCGGCGCCGACCGGCTCCGACCTCCTGCCTTACGATGTCGTCGTGATCGGCAACCGCACCCCGTGGAGCCTCAGTGCGGCGTCCGCCGCCGCCGTGGGCAACGCGCTCGCCGACTACGTCGACGCCGGAGGCAAGGTGGTCGAGACCAACTTCGTCCACGACTACTACGTCAGCACCTACACCTGGTACCTCGAGGGGCGCTACATGACCGACGGCTACGGGCCGTTCACCGCGTCGACGACGGACGACTCGGCCGCGCAGACCGCGACGATCATCGACTCGGGACACCCGCTCATGTCCTTTGTGTCGTCGCTGACGGAGACGACGACCTCGTCGCTCATCATCAATCCCGGCCTGGCCACGGGGGCCGACCTGATCGCGACCTGGTCGCCGTCCGGGTGGAACGCCGTCGCCGCCTCGGCCGACGGGGCGATCGTGGGGCTCAACATGTGCGTCTTCAGCGCCTCCGAGACCGGCGGCGACATCGACGTGCTCCTGCACAACGCGATCGTCTGGCTCGTCGACGGCGCCTAGATCCGCCTACCTCGCCGCGAGCTTCTCGAGATCCGCCCCCGACGGGAGCTGGAACACGCGCAGATCGAACTCCGGCGCCTTCGCGACGATGTGATCGACGAGATCGGCCTGGACCGCCTCGTACGACGCCCACTTGGGATCGGCGGCGAAGCAGTAGAGCTCGAGCGGCAGGCCGTTCGGCCCGGGATCGAGCTCGCGCACGATGAGCGTCATCTCCCGGTTCACGCGGGGGTGGGCGCGCAGGAACGCCTCGACGTACGCGCGGAACACGCCCACGTTCGTGATCGGGCGGTTCTGGGCCACCGCCGCGCGCTTCAGCTCGGCCATGCCCTCCGCGAGGATCGGCTCCTTGGCGTAGCGATCGATCATCTCGGACGTGCAGAAGCGGACGCTCGCGAGGTCGAGGTGCACCGCGCGCTTGATCCGCCGGGCGCCGGCCCGCGCCATGCCGCGCCAGTTCTTGAAGGAGTCGGACACGAGCGCGTACGACGGCACCGTCGTGATCGTCATGTCCCAGTTCCGGACCTTCACGGTGTGCAGCGTGAGGTCGACGACCTCGCCGTCCGCGCCGTACTTCGGCATCTCGATCCAGTCGCCGATGGCGACCATGTCGTTGACCGTGAGCTGGACGCCGGCCACGAACCCCAGGAGCGAGTCCTTGAAGACGATCAGCAGCACCGCGGTCATGGCGCCGAGCCCGGACAGGACGATCCACGGCGAGCGATCGAGGATCACGGCGAGCGCGAGCACGCCGATGAACAGGATGAGCAGGATCTTGACGATCTCGACGAGCCCCTTGATCGGCCGCTGCTTGGACACGGGGTAGGTGGCGTAGATGTCCACGGCGGCGTCGAGGAACGAGAGCGACGCGAGCAGGCCGATCGCCATGAAGTAGACGATCGCCGCGCGCTCGAGGACGCGGTCCGCGGGCGGCAGGAGCGGGGCGCACGCGAACAGCACGAACGCCGGTCCGAGGTGCGAGAGCCGGACGAACAGGCGGCGGCGCAGGAGCGCGTCGTCCCACTGCGTCTCCGTGCGGCGGATGACGAACGCCAGGATCCGCCCGATCACGCCGCGGCCGAACCAGTACGTGAGAAGGGAGAGCAGGACCAGGGCGACCGCGACCCCGACCCACGCGAGCGCCGTGCACGGCCAGCCGTGGACGCCGCAGCCATCGATCCAACGCTCCAGGAAATGCACGGGTCTCTCCACTCCTCACCCTTTGCGCCGTTTGTATCCCAGCCTTGCCGTCCGCGCCAGATCCCGGCCGCCGCCCCACAATCCGGTTCCTTTTTTCGCCGCGTCTGAGATCATCCCCCGAGAATGCGACGGACGCAGCTCATCATCGCGCTCGTGACGATCGCGGCCGCCGCCGCGGTGCTCGCGCCCGCGCTCGCCGAGCGGGCCGAGGAACGCAGCGCGGTGCCGAAGGGAAAGGATCGCGGCGCGCCGGGCAGCTGGCCCGGGATCGCGGACGGCGCCGGGAAGAAGCCGGAGGGCACCGTCATCGCGCTCCACGGCGATCTCGCGATCGCGGACGCGCTCCGCTCGACGCCGCTCGGGACGGCCGACGCGGCGATCGGTGCGCGCGACGGCGTCCTCGGGCTCGTCTCCGAAAGCGGCGTGCCGTCGGTTGCCGCGGCCGAGGACGCGCCCGGCCCTCGGCTCGTGCTCGAGGCGCCGGCCGGCGAGGGCACGCTCCGGATCGCGGTCTTCGCGACGTCCGCGGCCGCCCCGGATCTCTCCTCGCTCGCCGAGGCGGTGGAGGCGTTCGACGCGGCCGAACCCGAGGCGCTCACCGTGGTGTACGCGTCGGCGTCGGATCCGGGCGGCGAGCGGGCGAAGGCGCGCGCCGGGGCGTCGCGCAAGCTCCGGCGGTCCGGGGCCGAGATCGTGGCGTGGCACGGCGTCGACGAGGTGGGCGCGTTCTCCCACCACGAGCGGCGCTGGATCTTCTACGGGCTCGGCTCCGCGAAAGGAGCTGCGAGCCTCGTGCTCAGGCTCGTCGTCGGCGCGGACGAAAGGGGCGCGCCGCGCGCGGAGCTGCGCGCGTATCCTCTGCCGATCGACGGCGCGGGCGGCGGGAAGCCGGGCCGGCCGCGGGCGGCGTCGGCGCGTGACTTCGGCGCCGCGTACAATCGCCTGATCGTCGACAGCTGGGCGCCCGAGGAGCACCTGCTGAAGCGGCGGATCGGCTTCGGCTTCGACGACGTCGGCCGGCACTTCCACCTCGGGACCGTCGCGATCGGCGGCCGGCCGTGAGGGGCGCACCGTGACCTGGGCGCGCAGCCTCAAGATCGCCTTCGCGGCCGCTATCGTGCTCGTCGCCGAGACGACGCTCTTCCACGCGCTCCTCTACGTCCGCGACTTCTTCGCCGCGACCGCCGTGATCGGCCACGCCGTGATCGGCGTCGCGCTCGGCGCCCTCGTCGCGAGCCGCGTGCGCTGCCGCGAGTCGATCCTCTTCGCGTCGTGCTGCGGCGGCACGGCGCTCGGGATCTGGCTCGCCGCTTTCGCCGTCGCGCGCTACCCGGCGCTGCCGCTCGTCGCCGCGGCCACGGCGCTCTGCGTCGCGTTCCCGATGGCGTACGTCGCGACGATGTTCCGGGATCACCCCGGCCCGCGGGTCTACCTCTCCGACATGGCCGGCGCCGCCTTTGGGGCCGTCGCCACGGCGGGGCTGTACGAGATCCTCGGCACCGAGTCGATCGCGCTCGCCCTCGCCGTCGTGGTGCCGCTCGTCGGGGCGGTGTCGCTGGCCCCAGCGCGGGACGCCGGCAGGGGGTTGCGGATCGGCGGCGCCGCAGCGGGCGTGCTCCTCGCCGCGGCGGGCGCGACGGCGCTCGTCTTGCACCTCCA
Coding sequences within:
- a CDS encoding PQQ-binding-like beta-propeller repeat protein; its protein translation is MRARGKGALLTVLCAGLLVACGRRGQNGKPVEPKPSGEAGEPLADAGPAEPELPNVPFAMLGGGPRHEFRAAVPGPATAPVEIAVFRAGGRIAASPVIGPDGTIYVGSVDGTFNALRRDGGLRWSYVAGAPIFSTAAVSEGGAVYVGCDDDTLLAFAADGAVRWTYRQKQDVDSSPVIAEGGAIYVGGEGLHAITASGERRWMSLLGGAHVSASPAMLPNGRVAVGGHDHRVYALQPDGTAAWAFATGGPVEGPIAALGGGDVVFGSTDGKLYRLSPEGGKRFAVDVGGAVRGGVAVAADEGTLYAGTMAGELVAIDAAKGAVEWRVKTGGPIRATPVLDPEGRLYVGSRDRGLYAVDAATGEIAWRVELGAEIDAAVAIASGRRLVVASDDGAVRLMAEAQ
- a CDS encoding deoxyguanosinetriphosphate triphosphohydrolase yields the protein MPSLRERAEAAERERLSDRAALSSGEGAVRERGEPPCAYRTSFEVDRHRIVQSKAFRRLKGKTQVFLWPEGDHYRTRLTHCQEVSQVARTIARALHLNEDLAEAIALGHDLGHAPFGHAGEATMQRLVPGGFRHERQSLRVVERLENNGDGLNLTRAVRDGIARHSKGAGPILAVPAEQLPGTLEGQIVRLADIIAYVNHDLDDAVRARVLSPGDVPAPLIDALGRTPSARNERLVLDIVERTEACSAARIAMSDRVAEALEALRAFLYDRVYLNPHVHAEFQKAEELIERLWRHFTADLDRFYARFWPGALRDGTPEDDVRDFVSGMTDAFAVNLYEELFTPRRWYVL
- a CDS encoding cytochrome c3 family protein, whose product is MKYKIVRILASAAAIAICGPACGGGSSNSSVSGPGSGEYVVLAWNDLGMHCLNPTYDTAVILPPYNTIWAQVVRRGDPPQPVTEGLTVEYSIDNNTYSYGKAEYGQFWDNCEALFGAALEHDTGLNLSDPAQHNGLAGTMVVAASGDHFEVHGIPVVPVDDDGTWNPFQVATITVKDSSGNVVAETKATVPTSEEIRCSNCHGVADPFGAILDTHDTLSGTDLAGAKPVLCASCHGSPALGLNDPGTSGKFLSEAIHGYHADKGATCYDCHPGPQTKCSRSLAHATDDGNCVACHGGMADVAASIADGSRTPWAEEPTCVQCHTGVAQVDTAAGLYRNAAGHGGLACPACHGSPHAMVPSREESDNYQGEQYQSASVTIGSCAACHASSRGAEEEPEEFGEEFAEKHGGASPERRTACNVCHTAVPTDTANWPHAFEWTAH
- a CDS encoding mechanosensitive ion channel family protein, whose product is MHFLERWIDGCGVHGWPCTALAWVGVAVALVLLSLLTYWFGRGVIGRILAFVIRRTETQWDDALLRRRLFVRLSHLGPAFVLFACAPLLPPADRVLERAAIVYFMAIGLLASLSFLDAAVDIYATYPVSKQRPIKGLVEIVKILLILFIGVLALAVILDRSPWIVLSGLGAMTAVLLIVFKDSLLGFVAGVQLTVNDMVAIGDWIEMPKYGADGEVVDLTLHTVKVRNWDMTITTVPSYALVSDSFKNWRGMARAGARRIKRAVHLDLASVRFCTSEMIDRYAKEPILAEGMAELKRAAVAQNRPITNVGVFRAYVEAFLRAHPRVNREMTLIVRELDPGPNGLPLELYCFAADPKWASYEAVQADLVDHIVAKAPEFDLRVFQLPSGADLEKLAAR